A genomic window from Streptomyces broussonetiae includes:
- a CDS encoding geranylgeranyl reductase family protein has protein sequence MTVVKEPLAENTADVIVVGAGPAGSTTAYHLAKAGLDVLLLEKTEFPREKVCGDGLTPRAVKQLVAMGIDISEEAGWLRNKGLRIIAGGTRLQLDWPDLAAYPNYGLVRKRDDFDEQLAHNAQKAGARLYERCNVSGPVIDDRTGRITGVTAKLGEEKREVTFHAPLVVAADGNSTRLSLAMGLHRREDRPMGVAVRTYFTSPRHDDDYLESWLELWDRRGPQDRLLPGYGWIFGMGDGTSNVGLGVLNTSASFKDLDWREVLKAWCASMPEDWGYTPENMTGPIRGAALPMAFNRQPHYTRGLLLVGDAGGLVNPFNGEGIAYAMESGQIAADVIVQAHARATPAQREIALQRYPRVLKDTYGGYYTLGRAFVKLIGNPKVMKIAAERGLTHPLLMKFTLKLLANLTDPTGGDAMDRIINGLSKVAPKA, from the coding sequence GTGACCGTCGTGAAGGAGCCCCTCGCCGAGAACACCGCCGACGTGATCGTCGTCGGCGCGGGGCCAGCCGGCTCCACGACCGCGTACCACCTCGCCAAGGCCGGTCTCGATGTCCTGCTGCTGGAGAAGACCGAGTTCCCGCGCGAGAAGGTCTGCGGCGACGGCCTGACACCGCGCGCGGTGAAGCAGCTCGTGGCCATGGGCATCGACATCTCCGAGGAGGCCGGCTGGCTGCGCAACAAGGGTCTGCGCATCATCGCCGGCGGCACCCGCCTCCAGCTGGACTGGCCGGATCTCGCCGCGTACCCGAACTACGGACTGGTCCGCAAGCGCGACGACTTCGACGAGCAGCTCGCCCACAACGCCCAGAAGGCCGGCGCCCGCCTCTACGAGCGCTGCAACGTGAGCGGTCCGGTCATCGACGACCGCACCGGCCGTATCACCGGCGTCACCGCCAAGCTCGGCGAGGAGAAGCGCGAGGTCACCTTCCACGCTCCGCTCGTCGTCGCCGCCGACGGCAACTCCACCCGGCTCTCCCTCGCGATGGGCCTGCACCGCCGCGAGGACCGCCCCATGGGCGTCGCGGTGCGCACCTACTTCACCTCCCCCCGTCACGACGACGACTACCTGGAGTCCTGGCTGGAACTGTGGGACCGCCGCGGCCCGCAGGACCGTCTGCTGCCCGGCTACGGCTGGATCTTCGGCATGGGTGACGGCACGTCCAACGTCGGCCTCGGCGTGCTCAACACCTCCGCCTCCTTCAAGGACCTGGACTGGCGCGAGGTTCTCAAGGCCTGGTGCGCCTCCATGCCCGAGGACTGGGGCTACACCCCCGAGAACATGACCGGCCCGATCCGTGGCGCCGCCCTGCCCATGGCCTTCAACCGCCAGCCGCACTACACGCGCGGGCTGCTGCTCGTCGGTGACGCCGGCGGCCTGGTGAACCCCTTCAACGGCGAAGGCATCGCCTACGCCATGGAGTCCGGGCAGATCGCCGCCGACGTCATCGTCCAGGCCCACGCGCGGGCCACGCCCGCCCAGCGCGAGATCGCCCTGCAGCGCTACCCGCGCGTCCTCAAGGACACCTACGGCGGCTACTACACCCTCGGCCGCGCCTTCGTGAAGCTCATCGGCAACCCCAAGGTCATGAAGATCGCCGCCGAGCGCGGCCTCACGCACCCGCTGCTGATGAAGTTCACCCTCAAGCTCCTCGCGAACCTCACCGACCCCACGGGCGGCGACGCGATGGACCGCATCATCAACGGCCTGAGCAAGGTGGCCCCCAAGGCGTAG
- the def gene encoding peptide deformylase produces MPRVFVQGSPADRYPRYAPESGRGALRRITEVGEEVLHKPCRDVTEFGPDLAALIDDMFRTMYVAEGAGLAANQVGVDLRLFVYDCPDDEGIRHVGHIVNPVLESLAVVGRRLIDEGEGCLSVPGAVMAVPRLDRAVVRGQDKDGNPLVIRGTGYFARCLAHETDHTHGYIYLDRLSKREKKAALRQMADRRDEVFARRSERAEELSRY; encoded by the coding sequence ATGCCACGCGTGTTCGTCCAGGGAAGTCCCGCCGACCGCTACCCGCGCTACGCCCCCGAGTCCGGGCGTGGCGCGCTGCGCCGGATCACCGAGGTCGGTGAAGAGGTGCTGCACAAGCCGTGCCGGGACGTCACGGAGTTCGGGCCCGACCTCGCCGCGCTCATCGACGACATGTTCCGCACCATGTACGTCGCCGAGGGGGCGGGGCTGGCGGCCAACCAAGTGGGCGTCGATCTGCGCCTGTTCGTGTACGACTGCCCCGATGACGAGGGAATCCGACATGTCGGACACATCGTCAATCCCGTGCTGGAGTCGCTTGCGGTGGTCGGGCGTCGGCTGATCGACGAGGGCGAGGGCTGCCTGTCGGTGCCGGGCGCCGTGATGGCCGTACCGCGGCTGGACCGGGCCGTCGTGCGCGGGCAGGACAAGGACGGCAATCCGCTCGTCATCCGGGGAACGGGATACTTCGCCCGGTGTCTGGCCCACGAGACCGACCACACCCACGGGTACATCTACCTGGACCGGCTCTCCAAGCGGGAGAAGAAGGCCGCGCTGCGGCAGATGGCGGACCGGCGGGACGAGGTCTTCGCCCGCCGGTCCGAGCGAGCCGAGGAACTGAGCCGCTACTAG
- a CDS encoding C40 family peptidase, translating to MSHTAHIRSHRKPRRSASTLAMRAGVAGGVLGTLAVAGASGSANAAEPVTQTLELPTLTADLAAQAAQSADATQQAAANYQLQAERDAAAANAAKQAKADLAEAKQKAADAKKQADEAARKEAAARASRNAERTTLSASSSTGSSSTSTGSSTATGSAAAVISFVEAQIGKAYVSGATGPSAYDCSGLVQTAFKQVGVSLPRVSQDQSTAGTQVSLSNLQPGDILYWGSAGSAYHVAVYVGDGMFVGAQNPSSGVGEHPLSYDPPTGAVRVL from the coding sequence ATGTCCCACACCGCTCACATACGCAGCCACCGGAAGCCCCGCCGCAGCGCGTCGACCCTCGCGATGCGGGCCGGAGTTGCCGGTGGCGTCCTCGGCACCCTGGCAGTCGCCGGTGCGTCCGGCTCGGCGAACGCGGCCGAGCCGGTGACGCAGACCCTCGAACTGCCCACCCTCACGGCCGACCTGGCCGCCCAGGCGGCTCAGTCCGCCGACGCCACGCAGCAGGCCGCCGCGAACTACCAACTGCAGGCCGAGCGTGACGCCGCCGCCGCGAATGCCGCAAAGCAGGCCAAGGCGGACCTCGCCGAGGCGAAGCAGAAGGCTGCCGACGCCAAGAAGCAGGCCGACGAGGCCGCTCGCAAGGAGGCCGCCGCGCGCGCCTCGCGCAACGCGGAGCGCACGACCCTCTCCGCGTCGTCGAGCACCGGCTCCTCCTCCACCTCCACCGGCTCCTCCACGGCGACCGGTTCGGCCGCGGCCGTGATCAGCTTTGTGGAGGCGCAGATCGGCAAGGCGTACGTCTCCGGTGCCACCGGGCCGTCCGCCTACGACTGCTCCGGGCTGGTGCAGACGGCCTTCAAGCAGGTGGGCGTCAGCCTGCCGCGCGTCTCCCAGGACCAGTCGACGGCGGGCACCCAGGTCTCGCTGAGCAACCTCCAGCCGGGCGACATCCTGTACTGGGGCAGCGCGGGCAGCGCGTACCACGTCGCGGTGTACGTGGGCGACGGCATGTTCGTCGGCGCGCAGAACCCCTCCAGCGGCGTCGGGGAGCACCCGCTGTCGTACGACCCGCCGACCGGCGCCGTGCGGGTGCTCTGA
- a CDS encoding NADH-quinone oxidoreductase subunit A — translation MNAYAPILVLGALGAGFAIFSVVMATLIGPKRYNRAKLEAYECGIEPTPTPAGGGRFPIKYYLTAMLFIVFDIEIVFLYPWAVTFDALGIFGLVEMLLFVLTVFVAYAYVWRRGGLEWD, via the coding sequence GTGAACGCGTATGCGCCCATCCTCGTACTGGGAGCCCTCGGGGCAGGCTTTGCGATCTTCTCCGTGGTCATGGCCACGCTGATCGGTCCGAAGCGGTACAACCGCGCCAAGCTCGAGGCCTACGAGTGCGGCATCGAGCCGACCCCCACGCCGGCCGGCGGCGGGCGCTTCCCCATCAAGTACTACCTGACGGCGATGCTCTTCATCGTCTTCGACATCGAGATCGTCTTCCTCTACCCCTGGGCCGTCACCTTCGACGCCCTGGGGATCTTCGGGCTCGTGGAGATGCTGCTCTTCGTGCTCACCGTCTTCGTCGCGTACGCGTACGTATGGCGGCGCGGCGGCCTGGAATGGGACTGA
- a CDS encoding NuoB/complex I 20 kDa subunit family protein, translating to MGLEEKLPSGFLLTTVEQAAGWVRKASVFPATFGLACCAIEMMTTGAGRYDLARFGMEVFRGSPRQADLMIVAGRVSQKMAPVLRQVYDQMPNPKWVISMGVCASSGGMFNNYAIVQGVDHIVPVDIYLPGCPPRPEMLMDAILKLHQKIQTSKLGVNAKEAAREAEEAALKALPTIEMKGLLR from the coding sequence ATGGGACTCGAAGAAAAGCTGCCGAGCGGCTTCCTGCTGACCACCGTCGAGCAGGCCGCGGGCTGGGTGCGCAAGGCGTCCGTCTTCCCCGCCACCTTCGGCCTGGCCTGCTGTGCCATCGAGATGATGACCACCGGCGCCGGCCGTTACGACCTGGCGCGCTTCGGCATGGAGGTCTTCCGCGGCTCACCGCGCCAGGCCGACCTGATGATCGTCGCCGGCCGGGTCAGCCAGAAGATGGCGCCGGTGCTCCGGCAGGTCTACGACCAGATGCCCAACCCCAAGTGGGTGATCTCCATGGGCGTCTGCGCCTCCTCGGGCGGCATGTTCAACAACTACGCCATCGTCCAGGGCGTCGACCACATCGTCCCGGTCGACATCTACCTCCCGGGCTGCCCGCCGCGCCCCGAGATGCTGATGGACGCGATCCTCAAGCTCCACCAGAAGATCCAGACCTCCAAGCTCGGCGTGAACGCCAAGGAGGCCGCCCGCGAGGCGGAGGAGGCCGCGCTCAAGGCCCTGCCCACGATCGAGATGAAGGGGCTGCTGCGGTGA
- a CDS encoding NADH-quinone oxidoreductase subunit C, which translates to MTDANGNANGVNPEKDLSASNLPGRRGQGGEEIRVQHGMFGAVNGGDTSGYGGLVRSVRLPGPASRPYGGWFDEVADELEGALEEQGLLPDNAIEKTVVDRDELTFHVEREHLVRVARTLRDDPALRFELCTGVSGVHYLHDKGRELHAVYHLRSITHNRLIRLEVSAPDADPHIPSLVGVYPTNDWHERETYDFFGIVFDGHPALTRIMMPDDWQGHPQRKDYPLGGIPVEYKGAQIPAPDQRRSYS; encoded by the coding sequence GTGACCGACGCGAACGGCAACGCCAACGGCGTCAACCCCGAGAAGGACCTCTCGGCCTCCAACCTCCCCGGCCGGCGCGGCCAGGGCGGTGAGGAGATCCGCGTCCAGCACGGCATGTTCGGCGCCGTCAACGGCGGCGACACCTCCGGCTACGGCGGACTCGTCCGCTCGGTCCGCCTCCCGGGACCGGCGAGCCGGCCCTACGGCGGCTGGTTCGACGAGGTCGCCGACGAACTCGAGGGCGCCCTGGAGGAGCAGGGGCTCCTCCCGGACAACGCCATCGAGAAGACGGTCGTCGACCGCGACGAGCTGACCTTCCATGTCGAGCGCGAGCACCTGGTCCGCGTCGCCCGCACCCTGCGCGACGACCCGGCCCTGCGCTTCGAGCTGTGCACCGGCGTCAGCGGCGTCCACTATCTCCACGACAAGGGTCGCGAGCTGCACGCCGTCTACCACCTGCGCTCGATCACCCACAACCGGCTGATCCGCCTCGAAGTCAGCGCCCCGGACGCCGACCCGCACATCCCGTCGCTGGTCGGCGTCTACCCGACCAACGACTGGCACGAGCGCGAGACCTACGACTTCTTCGGCATCGTCTTCGACGGGCACCCGGCCCTGACCCGGATCATGATGCCCGACGACTGGCAGGGCCACCCGCAGCGCAAGGACTACCCCCTCGGCGGCATCCCCGTCGAGTACAAGGGCGCCCAGATCCCGGCTCCGGACCAGCGGAGGTCGTACTCGTGA